Proteins co-encoded in one Polynucleobacter sp. MG-6-Vaara-E2 genomic window:
- the trpC gene encoding indole-3-glycerol phosphate synthase TrpC: protein MSDILEKIVATKKIEIARNLKQLSLANQRDQAESNNQDAKLKPRGFIRSIEQKIASGKAGVITEIKKASPSKGILRENFIPSEIAQSYEKHGAACLSVLTDVDYFQGCNDYLQQARAACSIPVLRKDFTIDPYQIYEARAIGADAILLIVACLELNQMKELESCAHELGLDVLVEVHNAKELDQALELNTPLLGINNRNLKTFEVTLQTTLSLLSSVPSNKTLVTESGIINRADVQLMRDNKVNAFLVGEAFMRSPNPGAALSDLFA from the coding sequence ATGAGCGATATTCTCGAAAAAATTGTTGCAACCAAAAAGATTGAAATTGCGCGCAACTTAAAACAACTATCGCTTGCAAATCAACGTGATCAGGCCGAATCTAATAATCAAGATGCCAAACTAAAGCCCAGAGGCTTTATTCGTTCGATTGAACAAAAGATTGCATCAGGCAAGGCGGGCGTTATCACTGAAATCAAGAAAGCTAGCCCAAGTAAAGGCATTCTGCGTGAGAATTTCATTCCATCAGAAATTGCCCAGTCTTATGAAAAGCATGGCGCCGCCTGTTTATCAGTCCTCACTGATGTGGATTACTTCCAGGGCTGCAATGACTATCTCCAACAAGCACGCGCTGCTTGCAGTATTCCAGTTTTACGGAAAGACTTCACCATAGATCCTTATCAGATTTATGAGGCTCGGGCGATTGGTGCCGATGCAATTTTGCTGATCGTGGCTTGCTTAGAATTGAACCAAATGAAAGAGCTCGAGAGTTGCGCTCATGAGTTGGGTCTTGATGTATTGGTTGAAGTACATAATGCCAAAGAGCTGGATCAGGCGCTCGAACTCAACACTCCATTGCTTGGAATCAATAATCGTAACCTCAAGACATTTGAGGTCACACTTCAAACCACGCTCTCTTTACTATCGTCCGTTCCCAGCAACAAGACCCTTGTAACAGAGTCTGGAATAATAAATCGTGCCGATGTCCAATTGATGCGCGATAACAAGGTAAATGCATTCTTAGTTGGCGAAGCATTTATGCGCTCCCCGAACCCCGGTGCCGCCCTCAGCGATCTGTTTGCCTAG
- a CDS encoding FAD-dependent monooxygenase — MSEAHQNPLAKKPANSSEIRSVDVVVVGGGIAGKACALGMAQLGLLTLEIAPDLAQAVASPQGSQWGQRIYAFSLSTQKLLARLQIWDALDHNRLQVVRDMRIYGDRGEKNDQLHLSAFEAGTPQLAWIGESNLIEHTLDQASRFQSKLERISDVVEKINVDTEGNTLQLKSGSIIRAQLVIAADGANSPIRSELGISVSEESYSQSAVVANWTCTYPHLETAFQWFLPGGDIVAMLPLPNKQVSMVWSTSPEHAAELLQLNQSQWLDRFASVANGAITKQLGDLTLNSNAAAFPLRKMRAARFIGPEHNPKVVLIGDAAHVMHPLAGQGLNLGLRDVAVLLNIYGRRESFRSLSDLTLLRRYERQRQGDTSALLWVTDKLKKLFSGTSGTEKQLRNWGLGLVNKSHFIKQRLIERALGEIDFD; from the coding sequence ATGTCAGAAGCTCACCAAAATCCTTTAGCTAAAAAACCCGCAAATTCCTCAGAAATTCGCTCCGTTGATGTGGTTGTGGTGGGCGGAGGCATTGCTGGCAAGGCTTGCGCCCTTGGCATGGCTCAGCTTGGGCTTCTCACCTTGGAAATCGCCCCGGATTTAGCTCAAGCCGTTGCCAGCCCTCAAGGGAGTCAATGGGGCCAAAGAATTTATGCCTTTTCACTAAGCACCCAAAAGCTCTTGGCCCGCCTCCAGATTTGGGATGCGCTAGACCACAACCGTCTTCAAGTAGTTCGCGATATGCGTATTTACGGAGATCGTGGCGAGAAAAATGATCAGCTGCATCTTTCAGCATTTGAAGCCGGTACACCGCAGCTTGCATGGATCGGGGAATCCAATTTAATTGAACATACGCTAGATCAAGCATCGCGCTTTCAAAGCAAATTAGAGCGAATCTCCGATGTTGTTGAAAAAATCAATGTTGATACAGAGGGCAATACTCTGCAATTAAAGAGTGGCTCTATCATCCGCGCACAACTCGTCATTGCTGCAGATGGAGCAAACTCTCCCATTCGCTCAGAACTTGGCATCAGCGTGAGTGAGGAAAGTTATTCACAAAGCGCAGTCGTAGCAAACTGGACTTGTACTTACCCTCATCTTGAAACTGCTTTCCAGTGGTTTCTACCAGGCGGTGACATCGTTGCTATGTTGCCGCTACCAAATAAGCAAGTGTCAATGGTGTGGTCGACATCACCAGAACATGCCGCAGAATTGTTGCAACTCAATCAATCCCAATGGTTAGATCGTTTTGCATCCGTTGCTAATGGCGCAATTACAAAACAACTAGGTGATCTCACTCTAAACTCCAATGCCGCCGCATTTCCATTAAGAAAAATGAGGGCAGCCCGTTTTATTGGTCCAGAACATAATCCCAAAGTAGTGCTGATAGGTGACGCAGCTCATGTGATGCACCCCTTGGCAGGACAAGGGTTGAACTTGGGTTTGCGAGATGTCGCCGTATTGCTCAATATTTATGGCAGGCGTGAATCATTCCGCTCGTTAAGTGATCTAACCCTGCTGCGCCGCTATGAACGCCAACGACAAGGCGATACTAGTGCGCTCTTATGGGTTACTGACAAGCTAAAGAAATTATTTTCTGGTACGAGCGGTACAGAAAAACAGTTGCGCAATTGGGGGCTTGGCTTAGTTAACAAAAGTCACTTCATTAAACAGCGTCTCATTGAGCGAGCATTAGGAGAAATTGATTTTGACTAA
- the rpe gene encoding ribulose-phosphate 3-epimerase: MESQKNPSHREFLIAPSILSADFACLGKEVQDVLVAGADWIHFDVMDNHYVPNLTIGPLVCEAIRPYANKNSKPAVIDVHLMIEPVDRIVPDFAKAGANLISFHPEASPHVNRTLNLIRDQGCQAGLVFNPATPLDHLDHTLELLDLVLLMSVNPGFGGQSFIPSTLQKIAQVRTRLDRYKAETGRHIRLEVDGGIKVDNIAQVAQAGADTFVAGSAIFGEDDYKQVIDAMRTELGKSGKS; the protein is encoded by the coding sequence ATGGAAAGTCAAAAAAACCCTTCTCATCGTGAATTTCTGATCGCCCCCTCTATTTTGTCAGCTGACTTTGCCTGCTTAGGCAAGGAAGTACAGGATGTTTTAGTGGCTGGTGCCGACTGGATTCACTTCGATGTGATGGACAACCATTACGTACCAAACCTCACTATTGGCCCTTTGGTGTGTGAGGCTATTCGTCCTTATGCCAATAAAAATAGCAAGCCCGCAGTCATCGATGTTCACTTGATGATTGAACCGGTTGATCGCATCGTTCCCGATTTTGCAAAAGCAGGCGCCAATCTCATTAGCTTTCATCCAGAGGCAAGTCCTCATGTGAATCGCACATTAAATTTAATTCGCGATCAAGGATGTCAAGCGGGACTTGTATTCAATCCTGCAACTCCACTGGATCATTTGGATCACACTCTTGAGTTACTCGACTTAGTCCTACTCATGTCAGTTAATCCTGGCTTTGGTGGTCAATCGTTTATCCCAAGTACCCTGCAAAAGATTGCTCAAGTACGCACTCGCTTAGATCGTTACAAAGCTGAAACGGGTCGTCATATTCGCCTTGAAGTAGATGGTGGAATTAAGGTCGACAACATTGCACAAGTTGCTCAAGCTGGTGCCGATACTTTTGTTGCCGGTTCAGCTATTTTTGGAGAAGATGATTACAAGCAAGTCATTGATGCCATGCGCACAGAGTTAGGAAAGTCAGGAAAATCCTAA
- a CDS encoding aminodeoxychorismate/anthranilate synthase component II, which produces MLLMIDNYDSFTYNLVQYFAELGEEVKVFRNDEISVAEIAKLNPARICISPGPCSPAEAGISVDTIKQYAGKIPILGVCLGHQAIGEAFGGNVIRAQKVMHGKTDSIHHTGVGVFKNLPDPFKVTRYHSLAIEKSSLPTCLQVTATSSDGEIMGVRHKELSVEGVQFHPESILSEHGHALLKNFLQSK; this is translated from the coding sequence ATGCTCCTAATGATTGATAACTACGACTCATTTACCTATAACCTCGTGCAGTACTTTGCAGAGCTGGGTGAAGAGGTCAAAGTATTTCGTAATGATGAAATTTCTGTCGCTGAGATTGCAAAACTAAACCCTGCACGTATTTGCATTTCTCCAGGCCCTTGTAGCCCAGCAGAGGCAGGCATTTCTGTTGATACCATCAAACAATATGCAGGCAAGATTCCAATCTTGGGCGTGTGCTTGGGTCATCAAGCAATTGGCGAAGCCTTTGGCGGCAATGTTATTCGCGCCCAAAAAGTGATGCACGGCAAGACAGACAGCATTCATCACACAGGGGTTGGCGTCTTTAAAAATCTTCCAGATCCATTTAAAGTCACTCGCTATCACTCTTTGGCAATTGAAAAAAGCTCTCTGCCAACATGTTTACAAGTGACCGCGACATCTTCTGATGGCGAAATTATGGGTGTACGTCATAAAGAGTTATCGGTTGAAGGTGTTCAATTCCACCCAGAATCTATTCTTTCTGAGCATGGACACGCCCTACTCAAGAATTTTTTGCAGAGCAAGTAA
- a CDS encoding uracil-DNA glycosylase — protein MPSFSKDDIPKDWRELLGDYFESSAWIELERNIQAVLDKDFASVRPEPQNFFKALVLTPVHSVKVVILGQDPYHSPGLAQGLAFSIPANIPTNSRDFPSSLRNISKALALEGFGALPNGDLHHWAKQGVLLLNTALSVNLGEAGSHTNLGWKSLIDQLICALALKKPSLVWMLWGGHAQSKLPLIESGKDQLILQSSHPSGLGVYKTAKPFLEPGGTGSCKHFTQANKWLIGHGLKPIEWINASEKNQNTGSQADLFS, from the coding sequence ATGCCTTCTTTTTCAAAAGACGATATCCCAAAGGATTGGCGCGAGCTTTTAGGTGATTACTTTGAGTCTTCTGCTTGGATTGAATTAGAGCGCAATATTCAAGCGGTCCTCGATAAAGATTTTGCGAGCGTTCGACCTGAACCGCAAAATTTTTTTAAAGCACTCGTTTTAACACCGGTTCACTCAGTAAAAGTAGTCATTCTTGGGCAAGATCCGTATCACTCACCCGGACTGGCACAAGGTCTCGCATTTTCCATTCCTGCAAATATTCCAACAAACTCTCGCGACTTTCCAAGCTCACTACGTAATATCAGCAAGGCTCTAGCTCTTGAGGGTTTTGGCGCTCTTCCAAACGGTGACTTACATCACTGGGCCAAACAAGGAGTGCTTCTACTTAATACTGCTCTGAGCGTTAACTTAGGAGAGGCTGGTAGTCATACCAATTTAGGCTGGAAGAGTTTGATTGACCAATTAATTTGCGCACTTGCGCTAAAAAAGCCCTCTTTAGTTTGGATGCTTTGGGGCGGACATGCCCAATCCAAATTACCACTGATCGAATCAGGCAAAGATCAATTGATCCTTCAATCGTCACATCCGTCAGGCTTAGGCGTCTATAAAACCGCTAAGCCTTTTTTAGAGCCAGGCGGCACTGGAAGTTGCAAACACTTCACCCAAGCGAATAAGTGGCTAATTGGGCATGGCCTTAAACCAATTGAGTGGATCAACGCCTCTGAGAAGAACCAAAATACTGGGTCACAAGCAGATCTATTTAGCTAA
- the ychF gene encoding redox-regulated ATPase YchF, whose amino-acid sequence MSLKCGIVGLPNVGKSTLFNALTKAGIAAENYPFCTIEPNVGVVEVPDPRLAALAEIVKPERILPAAVEFVDIAGLVAGASKGEGLGNQFLANIRETDAITHVVRCFEDPNVIHVAGKIDPIADIGVIDTELALSDLATVEKTLNRSSKAAKSGNDKEAAALVAVLTKVQAHLDSALPVRSLDLSDDEKLLIKPLCLITAKPAMYVANVKEDGFENNPHLKAVKQHAAKEKAPVVAVCAAIEAEIADLDDADKTEFLADLGMDEPGLDRVIRAGYALLGLHTYFTAGVKEVRAWTIHQGDTAPQAAGVIHTDFERGFIRAQTISYDDFIQFKGESGAKEAGKMRAEGKEYVVKDGDVLNFLFNV is encoded by the coding sequence ATGTCTTTGAAATGTGGCATCGTCGGCCTGCCTAACGTCGGCAAATCTACCCTCTTTAATGCGCTTACCAAGGCTGGAATCGCAGCGGAAAACTATCCTTTCTGCACGATTGAGCCCAATGTAGGCGTTGTTGAGGTTCCTGACCCCCGTCTAGCGGCTCTGGCTGAGATTGTGAAGCCTGAGCGCATCCTGCCGGCCGCAGTCGAGTTTGTCGATATTGCAGGCCTAGTGGCAGGCGCCTCAAAAGGCGAAGGCCTTGGGAATCAATTCTTGGCAAATATTCGGGAAACAGACGCTATTACCCATGTAGTGCGCTGTTTTGAGGATCCTAATGTGATCCACGTTGCAGGAAAAATCGACCCCATCGCTGATATTGGCGTGATTGACACCGAGTTGGCCTTATCTGATTTGGCAACTGTTGAGAAAACACTCAATCGTTCCAGTAAGGCCGCAAAGTCTGGCAACGATAAAGAGGCGGCAGCTTTGGTTGCAGTACTGACTAAAGTTCAAGCGCATTTAGATTCAGCGCTACCAGTTCGTAGCTTAGATTTAAGTGATGATGAGAAGTTGTTAATTAAGCCGCTGTGCTTAATTACAGCCAAACCTGCAATGTATGTTGCTAACGTTAAAGAAGATGGGTTTGAAAATAATCCCCACCTTAAGGCTGTAAAGCAACATGCCGCTAAAGAGAAGGCGCCTGTTGTTGCTGTTTGCGCAGCCATTGAAGCGGAGATTGCAGATTTAGATGATGCGGATAAAACCGAGTTCTTGGCTGATCTGGGAATGGATGAGCCTGGCCTAGACCGCGTCATTCGTGCAGGTTATGCATTGTTAGGTTTGCATACGTACTTCACGGCAGGGGTGAAAGAAGTGCGTGCTTGGACTATTCATCAGGGTGATACTGCCCCACAAGCTGCCGGTGTCATTCATACAGACTTCGAGCGCGGTTTTATTCGTGCTCAAACCATTTCTTATGATGACTTTATTCAATTTAAGGGCGAGTCAGGCGCTAAAGAGGCTGGCAAGATGCGTGCCGAAGGGAAAGAGTACGTTGTAAAAGATGGCGATGTTTTGAACTTCTTGTTTAACGTTTGA
- the trpD gene encoding anthranilate phosphoribosyltransferase has translation MSITPQEALQRCIEHRELFHDEMTAMMRLIMSGEMPPELVAGLLVALRTKKETVGEIAAAAQVMREFATSVHVEDRSHLVDVVGTGGDGAHTFNISTAAMFVAAAAGAKIAKHGNRSVSSKSGSADVLEALGVNLALSADQVAQCISKVGAGFMFAPNHHPAMKNVVPIRKQLGVRTIFNILGPLTNPADAKRILMGVFHPDLVGIQARVLQALGMEHALVVYGRDGLDEISLEGPTLVGELKDGSVREYEIHPKDFGLNTAPTNSFKVANAQESKRIVLDVIDNKPGAASDIVCLNAGATLYVAGIAADIASGISKAKAAIASGAARQKLDAFVAATQS, from the coding sequence ATGTCTATTACCCCTCAAGAAGCCTTACAACGCTGCATCGAACACCGCGAACTCTTTCATGATGAAATGACGGCGATGATGCGCCTCATTATGAGCGGCGAAATGCCACCTGAGCTTGTAGCTGGTTTATTGGTTGCGCTACGCACCAAAAAAGAAACTGTTGGCGAAATCGCTGCTGCTGCACAAGTCATGCGTGAATTTGCCACCTCAGTACATGTAGAAGATCGCTCTCACCTAGTGGACGTAGTGGGTACTGGCGGTGATGGCGCCCACACATTTAATATCTCTACCGCCGCTATGTTTGTTGCCGCAGCAGCAGGTGCAAAAATTGCAAAACACGGTAATCGCAGTGTTAGCAGTAAGTCCGGTAGCGCCGATGTTCTCGAGGCACTAGGTGTCAATCTGGCACTCTCCGCCGACCAAGTTGCGCAATGCATCTCAAAGGTAGGCGCTGGCTTTATGTTTGCCCCTAATCATCACCCCGCCATGAAAAATGTGGTGCCTATTCGTAAACAACTAGGTGTGCGCACTATTTTCAATATCTTGGGTCCGCTAACGAATCCAGCAGATGCAAAACGGATTTTGATGGGTGTTTTTCATCCAGATCTTGTTGGTATTCAGGCGCGTGTATTACAAGCACTCGGTATGGAACATGCCTTAGTCGTTTACGGTCGGGATGGTCTTGATGAAATTTCCCTTGAAGGCCCCACTCTGGTTGGTGAACTGAAAGATGGCTCAGTTCGTGAATATGAAATTCATCCAAAAGACTTTGGTCTCAATACAGCGCCAACCAATAGCTTCAAGGTTGCTAATGCACAGGAATCTAAACGTATTGTTCTCGATGTTATCGATAACAAACCTGGCGCAGCAAGCGACATTGTTTGCTTAAATGCGGGTGCCACACTATATGTAGCTGGTATTGCAGCCGATATTGCGAGTGGTATTAGTAAAGCAAAAGCGGCTATTGCATCAGGCGCTGCCCGTCAAAAATTAGATGCCTTCGTAGCGGCAACACAATCTTAG
- the trpE gene encoding anthranilate synthase component I, translating into MLREEFNALAKQGFNRIPLVKEVLADLETPLSLYVKLSQTFGNKNTYLLESVLGGERFGRFSFIGLPAKTIVRTVGTPTNPVNEVVTDGKVVETNTDNPLDFVDAYFKRFKVAVQAGLPRFCGGLAGYFGYDTVRYIESRLAKHNLPDELGVPDIQLMLTEELVVIDNVAGKIYFIVYADPSIAEGFEKAQARLKDLLACLNKQVSMPPSLASTKTELVRKFKAADFEDAVRKTKEYILAGDCMQVVIGQRISKPFADSPLALYRALRSLNPSPYMYFYDFGDLQIVGSSPEILVRQEKRAAEKIVTIRPLAGTRPRGANPEEDDRLAKELLADPKEIAEHVMLIDLARNDVGRIAKTGSVKVTDSMSIEKYSHVQHIVSSVEGNLLDNMSNMDVLRATFPAGTLSGAPKIRAMEIIDEMEIVKRGVYGGAVGYLSFSGDMDVAIAIRTGVIRNGVLHSQAGAGVVADSDPTAEWKETEAKARAVLTAADLVQGGLDAPND; encoded by the coding sequence ATGTTGCGCGAAGAATTTAATGCCCTAGCCAAGCAGGGTTTCAATCGCATTCCCCTGGTGAAAGAGGTCTTAGCTGATTTAGAAACGCCGCTTTCGCTCTATGTCAAATTAAGTCAAACCTTTGGCAACAAAAATACTTATCTACTCGAGTCAGTTCTAGGTGGCGAGCGTTTTGGTCGCTTCTCCTTTATTGGCCTTCCTGCCAAGACTATCGTTCGCACTGTAGGCACGCCGACAAATCCTGTAAATGAAGTTGTGACCGATGGCAAAGTTGTTGAAACCAATACAGATAATCCACTTGATTTTGTGGATGCTTATTTCAAACGCTTTAAGGTTGCAGTGCAAGCTGGCCTGCCGCGCTTTTGTGGTGGTCTAGCAGGTTACTTTGGATACGACACAGTTCGCTATATCGAATCCCGTCTTGCTAAACACAACTTACCAGATGAGTTGGGCGTTCCTGATATTCAACTCATGCTTACTGAAGAGTTAGTCGTCATCGATAACGTCGCAGGCAAAATTTATTTCATCGTCTATGCAGACCCAAGTATTGCGGAAGGTTTTGAAAAAGCGCAAGCGCGCCTAAAAGACTTACTGGCCTGTCTTAATAAGCAAGTGAGCATGCCACCTTCTTTGGCAAGCACTAAAACTGAACTAGTCCGTAAATTTAAAGCCGCTGATTTTGAAGATGCCGTTCGTAAAACCAAAGAATATATTTTGGCAGGCGACTGCATGCAGGTAGTCATTGGTCAACGCATTAGCAAACCATTCGCTGATTCACCTCTAGCGTTGTATAGAGCATTGCGCTCCTTAAATCCGTCACCTTATATGTATTTCTATGATTTTGGTGACCTACAAATCGTTGGCTCATCCCCAGAAATCCTAGTTCGCCAAGAAAAGCGTGCCGCTGAGAAGATAGTGACGATTCGTCCGCTTGCTGGCACTCGCCCTCGTGGCGCTAATCCTGAAGAGGATGATCGTCTTGCCAAAGAACTCTTGGCTGATCCAAAAGAAATTGCTGAGCATGTCATGCTCATTGACCTTGCCCGCAATGATGTAGGTCGCATCGCTAAAACTGGCTCAGTCAAAGTGACCGACTCAATGTCGATTGAAAAGTATTCTCACGTTCAGCATATTGTGAGCTCGGTAGAGGGCAATCTTTTAGACAATATGAGCAATATGGACGTCTTGCGCGCAACTTTCCCTGCTGGCACCCTTTCCGGAGCACCTAAGATTCGGGCAATGGAAATCATCGATGAAATGGAAATTGTGAAGCGCGGTGTTTATGGTGGTGCAGTCGGCTACCTCTCCTTTTCAGGCGATATGGATGTAGCGATTGCAATTCGTACAGGCGTCATTCGCAACGGCGTGTTGCATTCCCAGGCCGGTGCTGGCGTTGTTGCAGACTCAGACCCAACAGCGGAATGGAAAGAAACTGAAGCAAAAGCACGCGCAGTCTTAACGGCAGCTGATTTAGTACAAGGAGGACTTGATGCTCCTAATGATTGA
- a CDS encoding DsbC family protein has product MTKFLSVVISTVVFISASFILSSSAQAQADQQIKTEIQKKLGTNAKVRSVTPAPVSGLYEVLVGNDIFYTDANAKYLIQGEIIELASGKNITEQRQADLNRIKWTDLNQANAFKTVRGNGTRQLAIFSDPNCGYCKRLEKSLQQLDNVTIYTYLIPILSADSIQKAKQIWCSTDPNKTYMDWMINGVAPSGKTDCSNPLDKNLTFAKTYGITGTPTLFFTDGSRFPGAVQVTDIEKKFASLK; this is encoded by the coding sequence TTGACTAAATTTTTATCCGTTGTGATATCCACTGTTGTATTTATTAGTGCTAGCTTCATACTTTCTAGCTCAGCACAAGCGCAAGCAGATCAGCAAATCAAAACTGAAATTCAGAAAAAGCTTGGCACCAACGCAAAAGTTCGGAGCGTTACACCCGCGCCGGTATCAGGACTTTATGAGGTCCTGGTAGGTAATGATATTTTTTATACCGACGCTAACGCTAAGTATTTAATTCAGGGCGAGATCATTGAGCTTGCGTCCGGCAAAAACATTACTGAGCAAAGGCAAGCTGATTTAAATCGCATTAAATGGACCGACCTGAATCAAGCCAATGCCTTTAAGACTGTTCGTGGCAACGGAACCCGTCAATTAGCGATTTTTTCTGATCCAAATTGTGGCTACTGCAAACGCCTCGAGAAATCACTGCAGCAGCTAGATAACGTAACCATCTATACCTATCTCATACCTATTCTCTCAGCCGATTCCATACAAAAGGCAAAACAAATTTGGTGCTCAACAGACCCTAATAAGACTTATATGGACTGGATGATCAATGGTGTTGCTCCTAGTGGAAAAACTGACTGCAGTAATCCATTAGATAAAAATCTGACTTTTGCAAAAACCTATGGAATCACTGGCACTCCAACACTATTTTTTACCGATGGCAGTCGCTTTCCTGGCGCGGTTCAAGTGACCGATATTGAAAAGAAATTTGCTTCTCTGAAATAA
- a CDS encoding M61 family metallopeptidase, with amino-acid sequence MNKTDLPEIQYTVWPADLHGHRFQVKLHITNPDPNGQVVQMPAWIPGSYLIRDFSKHIEAIEAFTAHGTKKKLVLERINNDQWLLPRVDGAVDILITVYAFDNSVRAAYLDSERAFFNATSLCLAVKGQENIPCSLAITPPDNAFAENWTVQTGLRAVKTDRRGFGFYLAQNYDDLIDHPVAIGEFQIVKWTSNNTVHSMAIQGCVHPIDVARLTSDLQAICSSTINLFEPISKLAPFKSYLFLVNAVLNGYGGLEHRNSTALLCRRDQIPQKNIPLDEASYREFLGLCSHEYFHAWLVKRIQPKAFQPYSLGNRNHTRLLWLFEGFTSYYDDLQLLRSKRIDLNTYLKLVADNWNGVLRGPGRLKQSLADSSFDAWTKYYQADENTPNIVVSYYGKGALLALGLDLQIRAFSKNKKSLDDLMRLIWQKHGVTLDGISENGLDELIFELLGQGFIETWNEVKSRYIFGTEDIPLQQWISSKLISVKIKTQTKLERIKLPLGIRHTDSNGWLKVTHVLDGGAAQAAGLAPGDLLASMNGQRITSTHLDKVLSGLLENQPVTLSFYRDDLEHERILTLMPSQAPKQYELIPAQTNSK; translated from the coding sequence ATGAATAAAACTGATCTGCCAGAAATCCAGTACACCGTATGGCCTGCAGACCTTCACGGTCATCGCTTTCAAGTAAAACTCCATATTACTAATCCTGATCCTAATGGACAGGTTGTGCAGATGCCAGCATGGATACCTGGTAGCTATTTAATTCGTGACTTCTCAAAACACATTGAAGCAATTGAAGCATTTACCGCTCATGGGACAAAGAAAAAACTTGTCTTAGAGCGCATTAATAATGATCAGTGGCTGCTACCCAGGGTCGATGGTGCTGTAGATATCCTAATAACGGTTTACGCCTTCGATAACTCTGTTCGTGCAGCTTACCTAGATTCTGAGCGTGCGTTTTTCAATGCGACCAGTCTTTGCCTTGCGGTGAAAGGACAAGAAAATATCCCCTGCTCTTTAGCTATCACCCCTCCAGACAATGCATTTGCTGAAAATTGGACTGTGCAAACTGGTTTGAGAGCAGTAAAAACTGATAGGCGCGGTTTTGGGTTTTATCTTGCCCAAAATTACGACGACTTGATTGACCATCCAGTAGCTATAGGTGAGTTCCAGATAGTCAAATGGACATCTAACAATACAGTTCATAGTATGGCTATTCAAGGATGTGTCCACCCAATTGATGTTGCACGCCTTACAAGTGACCTCCAGGCAATCTGCTCATCCACCATTAATCTTTTTGAACCCATAAGCAAACTGGCCCCCTTTAAGAGCTATCTCTTTTTAGTGAATGCAGTTCTAAATGGCTATGGTGGTCTTGAGCACCGTAATAGCACTGCACTACTGTGTCGTCGAGATCAAATCCCGCAGAAAAATATTCCTTTAGATGAAGCAAGCTATCGAGAGTTTTTAGGCTTATGCAGTCATGAGTATTTCCATGCCTGGCTAGTAAAGCGCATTCAGCCAAAGGCCTTTCAGCCTTATTCGCTTGGCAACCGAAATCACACACGCTTACTTTGGTTGTTTGAGGGCTTTACAAGTTACTACGATGATCTGCAATTGCTTCGTAGCAAAAGAATTGATCTCAATACCTATTTAAAACTCGTCGCCGATAATTGGAATGGGGTCTTACGTGGGCCCGGAAGACTCAAGCAAAGTTTGGCAGATAGCTCTTTTGATGCCTGGACAAAGTACTACCAAGCCGATGAAAACACTCCCAATATCGTTGTGAGTTACTACGGTAAAGGCGCTCTGCTAGCTCTGGGATTAGATTTGCAAATACGCGCCTTCTCTAAAAATAAAAAGTCTTTAGACGATCTCATGCGCCTGATTTGGCAAAAGCATGGCGTCACGCTTGATGGTATCTCTGAAAATGGCTTAGATGAATTAATTTTTGAGTTGCTGGGTCAGGGATTTATTGAAACTTGGAATGAAGTCAAGTCTCGCTACATTTTTGGCACTGAAGACATCCCGCTACAACAGTGGATTTCCTCCAAACTCATCTCAGTAAAAATAAAAACGCAGACGAAGCTAGAGAGAATCAAGTTACCACTTGGGATTCGCCATACAGATTCAAATGGCTGGCTTAAGGTAACCCATGTTCTGGATGGTGGGGCTGCACAAGCCGCAGGCTTAGCCCCGGGAGATTTACTGGCCAGCATGAATGGCCAACGCATTACTAGCACACACTTAGATAAGGTACTGAGCGGTCTTTTAGAAAATCAACCCGTTACCCTATCGTTCTATCGCGACGATCTGGAGCACGAGCGCATTCTGACGTTGATGCCATCACAGGCACCTAAACAATACGAACTCATTCCAGCACAAACCAACTCCAAATAA